The Roseovarius indicus genome has a segment encoding these proteins:
- a CDS encoding class I adenylate-forming enzyme family protein, with translation MNIASWLHHTGLVRPDAPAIRAGAALHATYREFAFRAWAVGEHLKAAYGVGHGDHVALFARNCPEYLEMLYGVLWTGATVVPINNKLHPREAAWIIENAEAKLAITETGDVYGPPDELGGHCAEVGIRAEEFATAVASAPAGAYKPPVATAEDDTAWLFYTSGTTGRPKGVMVTHRNLRMMATTYALDVDTVSASDHSLYAAPMSHGAGLYNFQFVRAGACHVIPASQGFDPAEIRQLAESLGNLVFFAAPTMITRLVRYAEANAYDGAGIRTITFGGGPMYLADITRALDVFGPKFVHVYGQGESPMTITSMARDLVADRTHPNADARRASVGTAQACVELRVVDDAMHDRPVGETGEVVVRGDTVMKGYWKNDKATAETVVDGWLKTGDLGRLDADGFLTLTDRSKDVIISGGTNIYPREVEEALLTHDGVLEASVIGCPHPDWGEEVVAFVVLTKGSTCDAGTLEEWCRSQIASFKKPKRYIFVPELPKNSYGKILKTSLRERTAPLIEDV, from the coding sequence ATGAACATCGCAAGCTGGCTTCACCACACCGGCCTCGTGCGGCCGGACGCTCCCGCGATCCGCGCCGGGGCCGCGCTTCACGCAACGTATCGAGAGTTTGCCTTTCGCGCCTGGGCGGTGGGCGAGCACCTGAAAGCCGCCTACGGGGTCGGCCATGGCGACCACGTCGCGCTCTTCGCCAGGAACTGCCCCGAGTATCTCGAAATGCTCTACGGCGTGCTCTGGACCGGCGCGACGGTCGTGCCGATCAACAACAAGCTGCACCCGCGCGAGGCGGCGTGGATCATCGAGAACGCCGAGGCAAAGCTGGCAATCACCGAGACGGGCGACGTTTATGGCCCCCCCGACGAGCTTGGCGGGCATTGCGCCGAGGTGGGTATCCGGGCCGAGGAATTCGCCACTGCCGTCGCGTCTGCCCCTGCCGGGGCGTACAAACCGCCCGTCGCGACGGCGGAAGACGACACCGCCTGGCTCTTCTACACCTCCGGCACCACGGGCCGGCCCAAGGGCGTGATGGTCACCCATCGGAACCTGCGGATGATGGCCACGACCTACGCGCTCGATGTCGATACGGTCTCGGCCAGCGATCACTCGCTTTACGCCGCCCCGATGTCCCACGGGGCAGGTCTCTACAATTTCCAGTTCGTGCGCGCCGGCGCCTGCCATGTCATCCCCGCCTCGCAGGGCTTCGACCCCGCCGAAATCCGGCAACTGGCCGAGAGCCTCGGCAACCTCGTCTTCTTCGCCGCCCCCACGATGATCACGCGGCTTGTCCGCTATGCCGAGGCGAACGCCTATGACGGCGCGGGCATCCGCACGATCACCTTCGGCGGCGGGCCGATGTACCTGGCCGACATCACCCGGGCGCTCGACGTGTTCGGGCCCAAATTCGTGCATGTCTACGGGCAGGGCGAGTCGCCGATGACCATCACCTCGATGGCGCGCGACCTCGTGGCCGACCGGACCCACCCGAACGCCGACGCGCGCCGCGCCTCGGTCGGCACGGCGCAAGCCTGCGTCGAGCTGCGCGTGGTCGATGACGCCATGCACGACCGGCCCGTGGGCGAGACGGGCGAGGTCGTCGTGCGCGGCGACACCGTGATGAAGGGCTACTGGAAGAACGATAAGGCGACAGCCGAGACGGTGGTCGACGGCTGGCTGAAAACCGGCGATCTGGGCCGGCTCGATGCCGATGGCTTCCTGACGCTCACCGACCGGTCGAAAGACGTGATCATCTCCGGCGGCACCAACATCTACCCGCGCGAGGTCGAGGAAGCGCTGCTCACCCATGACGGCGTGCTCGAGGCCTCGGTCATCGGCTGCCCGCATCCCGACTGGGGCGAGGAGGTCGTGGCCTTCGTCGTGCTGACCAAGGGCAGCACCTGCGACGCCGGCACGCTGGAGGAGTGGTGCCGCTCGCAGATCGCCTCGTTCAAGAAGCCGAAACGATACATCTTCGTGCCCGAGCTGCCCAAGAACAGCTACGGGAAAATACTCAAGACCAGCCTGCGCGAACGCACCGCACCTCTGATCGAAGACGTGTGA
- a CDS encoding C4-dicarboxylate TRAP transporter substrate-binding protein, with product MQRREFLKNSAAVAGGAFTLGAPSIVSAATSLKFDSYVSDSAGPSWTDRWYLDELEKRTNGEVEVRRYWSGSLNKVGEHLAAARDGTSEMTLIAPGYYQAELPVTRGLDWYFRMNRADALQRVCRETYEKFDPLRAEWEERHRSKVLYWTTWNYAPLILREPIDSLEGLKGKRIRGYGVATDVIEALGGTAIPMAAPEVYPALERGILDGVYGFDFVTAVAYKLHEIAPNFYDIGDGPHGTSAVIMNKAVYDGLPDDIRQVSDQIVDEIYDHKFAEIYGEVLERYVDTAKAEGVQMNTISDAEKERARGLVQPAQVNKWIENVAPKAGVDGEEMQSIISDAIAKYDPEGVLRRPYEIATGS from the coding sequence ATGCAGCGTAGAGAATTCCTGAAAAACAGTGCGGCCGTGGCCGGCGGTGCCTTCACATTGGGGGCCCCGTCGATCGTCTCGGCGGCGACGTCGCTGAAATTCGACAGCTACGTGTCCGACAGCGCCGGCCCCTCGTGGACCGACCGCTGGTATCTCGACGAGCTCGAGAAACGCACCAATGGCGAGGTCGAGGTCCGGCGCTACTGGTCCGGCTCGCTCAACAAGGTGGGCGAGCACCTCGCCGCAGCCCGTGACGGCACCTCCGAGATGACCCTGATCGCGCCGGGCTATTACCAGGCCGAGCTGCCGGTCACCCGTGGGCTCGACTGGTACTTCCGCATGAACCGCGCCGACGCGCTTCAGCGCGTCTGCCGCGAGACCTATGAAAAGTTCGACCCCCTCCGCGCCGAATGGGAAGAGCGTCACCGCTCCAAGGTGCTCTACTGGACCACGTGGAACTACGCCCCGCTGATCCTGCGCGAACCCATCGACTCGCTCGAAGGCCTCAAGGGCAAGCGCATCCGCGGCTACGGCGTCGCCACCGACGTGATCGAGGCGCTGGGCGGCACCGCCATCCCGATGGCCGCCCCCGAGGTCTACCCGGCGCTGGAACGCGGCATCCTCGACGGCGTCTACGGCTTCGATTTCGTCACCGCCGTGGCCTACAAGCTGCACGAGATCGCGCCGAACTTCTACGATATCGGCGACGGCCCGCACGGCACCTCGGCGGTCATCATGAACAAGGCCGTCTACGATGGCTTGCCCGATGACATCCGGCAGGTCTCCGACCAGATCGTCGACGAGATCTACGACCACAAGTTCGCCGAGATCTACGGCGAGGTGCTCGAGCGCTACGTCGACACCGCCAAGGCCGAAGGCGTGCAGATGAACACCATCTCCGACGCGGAGAAAGAACGCGCCCGCGGCCTCGTTCAGCCCGCCCAGGTCAACAAGTGGATCGAGAACGTCGCCCCCAAGGCCGGCGTCGACGGCGAGGAAATGCAATCGATCATCTCCGACGCCATCGCCAAGTACGACCCCGAAGGCGTGCTGCGCCGGCCCTACGAGATTGCCACCGGATCGTAA
- a CDS encoding TRAP transporter small permease has product MNIVSLALKRVSGAFGVVAMIFLAFLMFGTTADVITRAVTGEPISGVFEMSELSLVMVVFLGAMWAQEDRAHIRVNMLSTRLSGLPHRVAMAFAWGCGALALFMFAWPATQEAIYSVSIWEFRWGYIQVPIWWAKVGLALGLWLAALQMALHAVLAALRDEPEDTTTGPET; this is encoded by the coding sequence ATGAACATTGTCAGTCTCGCGCTGAAACGCGTCTCGGGTGCCTTCGGGGTGGTCGCGATGATCTTCCTGGCCTTCCTGATGTTCGGCACCACGGCCGACGTCATCACCCGGGCCGTTACGGGCGAGCCGATCTCCGGCGTCTTCGAGATGTCCGAGCTCAGCCTCGTCATGGTCGTCTTCCTCGGCGCCATGTGGGCGCAGGAGGATCGCGCCCATATCCGCGTCAACATGCTGTCGACGCGGCTTTCCGGCCTGCCGCACCGGGTGGCGATGGCCTTCGCGTGGGGCTGCGGGGCGCTGGCGCTCTTCATGTTCGCATGGCCCGCCACGCAAGAGGCGATCTATTCGGTGTCCATATGGGAATTCCGCTGGGGCTACATCCAGGTGCCGATCTGGTGGGCCAAGGTGGGGCTGGCGCTGGGGCTGTGGCTGGCGGCGCTGCAGATGGCGCTGCACGCGGTGCTCGCCGCGCTCCGGGACGAGCCGGAAGACACCACCACCGGCCCCGAGACGTAA
- a CDS encoding TRAP transporter large permease has product MDPLLATYIAVALIFFLMATGVPVFAALALSGAAGLIMVEDLAFLMTRLKSLTYSTTAVYTLVIIPLFILMGAFAHHAKIGEKLFHVAAKWVGHLPGGLAMASILTSAGFAATSGSSVATAATVGSVALPEMKKAGYDPSLSAGAVAAGGVLGVLIPPSVLLIFYAALTESSAGKMLIAGIVPGLLTTFIFMMGIWLIARKGASRTAVTQRAGWGEAVAGTGQAWQVLVLFIVVMGGIYMGLMTPTEAGALGAFAAFLMLLAHRASWREGMLGKITESFKSTIDTTVMILFTVIGAGVFSYFLTLIQVPNQVASAVVDSGLPPYLVIACLLLVFVPLGMFLDAFSMMVIAIPIMFPTVRSLGFDPIWFGILTVKMCEIGLITPPVGLNCYVIAGIDRETPLPTVFRGASWFVAMEFVTITLLFFIPSIVTWLPGLMTVN; this is encoded by the coding sequence ATGGACCCGCTTCTCGCCACCTATATCGCGGTCGCGCTGATCTTCTTCCTGATGGCCACGGGCGTGCCGGTCTTCGCGGCGCTGGCGCTGTCAGGCGCGGCGGGGCTGATCATGGTCGAGGATCTCGCCTTCCTGATGACCCGGCTGAAGTCGCTGACCTACTCCACCACGGCCGTCTACACCCTCGTCATCATCCCGCTCTTCATCCTGATGGGGGCCTTCGCGCATCACGCCAAGATCGGCGAAAAGCTCTTCCACGTGGCCGCGAAATGGGTTGGCCATCTGCCCGGCGGGTTGGCCATGGCATCGATCCTGACAAGCGCGGGTTTCGCCGCCACCTCCGGCTCCTCGGTCGCCACCGCGGCCACCGTGGGCAGCGTCGCCCTGCCCGAGATGAAGAAAGCCGGATATGATCCATCGCTGTCGGCCGGGGCCGTCGCGGCGGGGGGTGTTCTCGGCGTGCTGATCCCGCCCAGCGTCCTCCTGATCTTCTACGCCGCCCTGACGGAAAGCTCGGCCGGCAAGATGCTCATCGCCGGGATCGTGCCGGGCCTGCTGACCACCTTCATCTTCATGATGGGCATCTGGCTCATCGCCCGCAAGGGCGCCTCTCGAACCGCCGTGACCCAACGCGCGGGCTGGGGTGAGGCGGTGGCCGGCACGGGGCAGGCCTGGCAGGTGCTGGTCCTCTTCATCGTGGTGATGGGCGGGATCTACATGGGCCTGATGACGCCCACCGAAGCGGGCGCGCTGGGCGCCTTCGCGGCCTTCCTGATGCTGCTCGCCCACCGCGCGTCGTGGCGCGAGGGGATGCTCGGAAAGATCACGGAAAGCTTCAAATCGACCATCGACACCACGGTGATGATCCTCTTCACCGTCATCGGCGCGGGCGTGTTCTCCTACTTCCTCACCCTCATTCAGGTGCCCAACCAGGTCGCCTCGGCGGTGGTCGACTCCGGCCTGCCGCCCTATCTGGTCATTGCCTGCCTGCTGCTGGTCTTCGTGCCGCTCGGCATGTTCCTCGATGCCTTCTCGATGATGGTGATCGCCATCCCGATCATGTTCCCCACCGTGCGCTCGCTCGGCTTCGATCCGATCTGGTTCGGCATCCTGACGGTGAAGATGTGCGAAATCGGCCTGATCACGCCGCCGGTCGGGCTCAACTGCTACGTCATCGCCGGGATCGACCGCGAAACCCCGCTGCCCACGGTGTTCCGGGGGGCATCGTGGTTCGTGGCGATGGAATTCGTCACAATCACGCTGTTGTTCTTCATCCCCTCGATCGTGACCTGGCTACCGGGGCTCATGACGGTGAACTAG